The Mercenaria mercenaria strain notata chromosome 10, MADL_Memer_1, whole genome shotgun sequence genome contains a region encoding:
- the LOC123561149 gene encoding uncharacterized protein LOC123561149, whose translation MATADNTRHLRYLLLFGEGGILILRAVLERGITNSGKTLDELLQTNKRHFNRVDKKQSEKLFPPNGIVDRDTWDISLLCTVILQLFGNSLTSDERGGIRTLRDLRNHLAHSASFSRDEEAYNDERRDVESILITLSNGLDRSVHDACQDLIQRCVTGPLDMQADTERVKELSRYDEKFSEQFRILTERVEGIAERVENVEEKVEFIAERVKEQEDLTFFLRNMVRENADFHVFQVLRTVLTLRGPNARLTSLGNKAILTVFTTALKRTGDGENLSELETEVMNILDEIERCNGVKVGEAESKCVKISMQCRTCSGLLELLEYLQGDAFRKRLLNLILAVEEMFKGVFNVTFEIERESLKEILHSLQNSTLSRREVIGADDNLDGQSGATVQETARLKPDQWIRIYSRSTFYAVILVLILAYCTKSIALVPTDVETEFKKENEALLDEIIEACECIDDEDANHVILLIGSIGVGKSSFINTLHKVLTGKYFIIAKQGRGVTQSVTGELLRYNNCGSSKETIKRIPDVHRRQKLTQIYKKLPQIIDFAGLGNVNTPELSEILELLIGDQCEIFVLITKYDLVNESRDPSLDGRVISVDEFKKSETAIAEAFCNVGAVGCSTLRWVNFTDNIGFSESKIRNKALNCLKKIIEPGVPKMPEPTFSERLEEYLYQTFHKLRRACIKHLRERHISCLSIIGGLVLALVFIYGMLCLLRASV comes from the exons ATGGCGACCGCTGACAACACGAGGCACCTCCGATACCTTCTCCTCTTTGGAGAGGGAGGGATATTGATATTGCGGGCAGTACTTGAAAGAGGGATTACAAATTCGGGCAAAACACTTGATGAGCTACTGCAaacaaataaaagacattttaataGAGTTGATAAAAAACAATCTGAGAAATTGTTCCCTCCAAATGGAATTGTGGACAGAGATACCTGGGATATATCATTACTATGCACAGTTATCTTACAGCTTTTTGGAAATAGTCTGACATCAGACGAACGTGGTGGCATAAGAACACTGAGAGATTTACGAAACCATTTAGCACATTCTGCATCATTTTCAAGGGATGAGGAGGCATATAATGATGAGAGGCGAGATGTGGAATCTATACTTATTACTCTTAGTAATGGACTTGATCGTTCTGTCCACGATGCATGTCAGGATCTCATACAGAGGTGTGTTACCGGTCCTCTAGACATGCAAGCAGATACAGAAAGAGTAAAAGAATTAAGTAGATATGATGAGAAATTTTCAGAACAATTTAGAATTCTTACAGAAAGAGTTGAAGGCATTGCAGAAAGGGTTGAAAACGTTGAAGAAAAGGTTGAATTCATTGCAGAAAGAGTGAAAGAACAAGAAG aTCTAACATTTTTCCTACGAAATATGGTACGTGAAAATGCAGATTTCCATGTATTTCAAG TGCTCAGAACAGTTTTGACTTTGAGGGGACCAAATGCTCGTCTTACCAGCCTTGGAAATAAAGCAATCTTAACAGTTTTTACGACAGCTTTGAAACGAACCGGGGATGGAGAAAATCTTTCAGAACTAGAGACAGAAGTTATGAATATTTTAGACGAAATTGAAAGGTGCAATGGCGTAAAGGTTGGAGAAGCAGAGAGCAAGTGTGTCAAGATATCAATGCAATGCCGAACTTGCAGCGGTCTGTTGGAACTGCTTGAATACTTGCAAGGAGATGCATTTAGAAAACGACTTCTTAATTTGATACTGGCAGTGGAAGAAATGTTTAAAGGTGTTTTCAATGTAACCTTTGAAATCGAACGTGAGAGTTTGAAGGAGATTCTTCATTCACTCC AGAACAGTACGTTGTCCAGGCGAGAGGTAATAGGGGCTGATGACAATCTTGATGGACAAAGTGGAGCGACAGTGCAAGAGACTGCCAGGTTGAAACCag ATCAGTGGATTCGGATATATAGCCGCAGCACTTTTTATGCTGTGATTTTAGTACTTATACTAGCATATTGTACAAAATCTATTGCTTTAGTACCAACTGACGTTGAAACTGAATTCAAAAAAGAAAACGAGGCACTGTTAGATGAGATAATAGAGGCATGCGAATGCATTGATGACGAAGATGCTAATCACGTGATTTTACTGATCGGGAGTATCGGTGTTGGTAAAAGCTCTTTTATCAACACTCTGCACAAAGTTTTGACGGGAAAGTACTTCATTATAGCAAAGCAAGGAAGGGGAGTAACACAGTCAGTCACCGGAGAATTATTAAG ATACAACAACTGTGGTTCTTCAAAGGAGACAATAAAAAGGATACCCGACGTTCACAGGCGACAGAAGTTAACACAAATATACAAAAAACTCCCACAAATCATTGACTTTGCTGGACTTGGAAACGTGAACACACCTGAATTGTCAGAGATACTTGAACTGTTGATTGGGG ATCAGTGCGAGATTTTTGTTCTAATCACTAAATACGACCTAGTAAACGAGTCGAGAGACCCGAGTCTTGATGGAAGAGTTATCAGTGTCGATGAGTTTAAGAAATCCGAGACTGCTATTGCAGAGGCGTTTTGCAACGTTGGCGCAGTTGGGTGCAGCACACTTCGGTGGGTCAACTTCACGGATAATATTGGATTTTCTGAATCCAAGATTCGCAATAAAGCACTGAATTGTTTGAAGAAAATTATAGAACCAGGTGTACCAAAGATGCCGGAGCCAACATTTTCAGAGAGACTTGAGGAATACTTGTACCAAACTTTTCACAAGTTACGAAGGGCATGCATCAAGCATTTAAGGGAAAGACACATTAGCTGTTTGTCAATAATTGGCGGCTTGGTTCTCGCACTGGTTTTTATCTATGGGATGTTATGTCTGCTACGAGCGAGTGTATAG